DNA from Massilia antarctica:
GGTTCAGGAACAGCAGCTTGGGTTCCTTGAAGGTGGCGTCCTTGTGCCACTTCTCGAAGCCGGCGCCGTTGACCACATCGGTCGGAATGAGCTTGTCGTAGAACGCGGCGATCAAGTGGTCGTCCACCAGCACGTCGAGGCGGCGCGACTTGTGCTCCAGGTTTTCGATCTCTTTGATCAGCTTGTGGTTATGCGCGAAGAACGGCGCGCGCGTGTCGTAGTCGCCCGCCACCAGCGCATCGCGAATGAAGATTTCGCGCGCTTCGGCGGGATTGAACTGGCCGTAGTTGATGCGGCGCTGGCTGTAGATCACCAGCCCGTGCAAGGTCGCGCGCTCGGACGCGGTGACCTGCGCGGCGCGTTTTTCCCAGCGCGGCTCGCCCCACGATTTTTTCAGCAGATGGCTGCCCACCCGCTCGATCCACTCGGGCGCGATGTTGGCCACGCAGCGCGCGTACAGGCGCGTGGTTTCCACCAGTTCGGCCGCCATGATCCACTTGCCCGGCTTTTTGGTCAGCGAGGAACCCGGCCACACGTGGTACTTGATGCCGCGCGCGCCCAGGTAACCGGCGCCCGGTTCATCCTCCGACTTGAAGCCGATGTTCCCCAACAGGCCAGTGAGCAAGGCCGTATGCAGGTTCTCGTAGGTCGCCGGCAGCTCGTTCATGCGCCAGCCCTGCTCCTTGACGATGGTGAGCAGCTGCGAATGCACGTCGCGCCATTCGCGCAGGCGCACCTGCGACAGGAAATTGGTGCGGCAGGTTTCCATCAGCTGGCGGTTGGTTTTCTTGTGCTCGATGGCTCCCTCGAACCACGTCCAGATCTTGATATAGGTGAGGAATTCGGACTTCTCGTCGGCGAACTTCTTGTGCGCCTCGTCGGCGGCCTGCTGGTGCTCCATCGGCCGGTCGCGCGGGTCCTGCACCGACAAGGCCGAGGCGATGATCAGCATCTCGGTCAAGCAGGCGTTTTCCAGCGCGGCCAGGATCATGCGCCCAACCCGCGGGTCGAGCGGCAGCTTGGCCAGTTTGTGGCCGAGCGGGGTCAGGTCGTTCGCTTCGTCGACCGCGCCCACTTCCTGCAGCAGCTGGTAGCCATCGGCGATCGCGCGGCCCTGCGGCGGCTCAATGAAGGGGAAGGTCTCCACATCGGTCAGGTGCAGGGACTTCATGCGCAGGATGACCGCTGCCAGCGACGAGCGCAGGATTTCCGGCTCGGTGAACTTGGGCCGCTGCAGGTAATCGTTTTCTTCGTACAGGCGGATGCAGACGCCGTCGGCCACGCGGCCGCAACGGCCGGCACGCTGGTTGGCGGCCGACTGCGCGATCGGCTCCACCTGCAATTGCTCGACCTTGTTGCGGAAGCTGTAGCGCTTCACCCTCGCCAGGCCGGCGTCAACCACGTAGCGGATGCCCGGCACCGTCAGCGACGTTTCGGCCACGTTGGTGGCCAACACGATGCGGCGCGCGTTGGTGATCTTGAAGACCTTCTCCTGCTCCTCGACCGACAGGCGGGCGAACAGCGGCAGGATTTCCACATGCGGCGGATGGTGCTTGCGCAGCGCCTCGGCGCAATCGCGGATCTCGCGCTCGCCCGGCAGGAACACCAGCACGTCGCCCGAGCCGATGCGGCACAACTCGTCGACGCCATCGACCACCGCGTCCATCAGGTCGCGCTTGTCGCGCGCGGCCTGCGCCTTCGGCATCGGCTTGCCCGCCGCCGGCGGCGGCGCCATCGCCACCGGATCGCGGTCGACCGGGCGATAGCGCACTTCCACCTTGTACAGGCGGCCCGACACTTCGATCACCGGCGCCAGCTTGTCGCCGTTGGCGAAGTGGCGCGCAAAGCGGTCGGCATCGATCGTCGCCGAGGTGATGATCACTTTCAAGTCGGGGCGGCGCGGCAGCAGCTGCTTGAGGTAACCAAGCAGGAAATCGATGTTCAGGCTGCGCTCGTGCGCTTCATCGATGATGATGGTGTCGTAGTTTTTGAGCAGCGGGTCGGTCTCGGTTTCGGCCAGCAGGATCCCGTCCGTCATCAGCTTGACCGAGGCACCCGGCTGCAGGGTGTCGGTAAAGCGCACCTTGAAGCCCACGTGCACGCCCAGCGGCGTGCCCAGTTCCTGCGCAATGCGCTTGGCCGTGGACGACGCGGCGATACGGCGCGGCTGGGTGTGGCCGATCAGGCCCTTCTGGCCGCGTCCCAGCTCCAGGCAAATCTTGGGCAGCTGGGTAGTCTTGCCGGAGCCGGTTTCGCCGGAGACGATGATGACCTGGTTTTCCAGCAGCGCCTTGGCGATGTCCTGGCGGCGCCCGGAGACCGGCAGGTCCTCGGGAAAGGTAATCGGCGGCAGTGGCGTGCGAAACACCTCGCGCGGCGCGCGTGCCGGACGTTCACCGGCTGGCTGACCTTCGCGCGGTGCACGTTCACCGGCCGGCTGGCCTTCGCGCGGCGCACGTGGGGTACGCGCCGGACGTTCACCGGCTGGCTGGCCTTCACGCGGCACACGTTCACCGGCCGGCTGGCCTTCGCGCGGTGGACCCTCACCGGCCTTCTGACCTTCGCGCGGCGGACGCGGGGTACGCGCCGGACGTTCACCGGCTGGCTGGCCTTCGCGCGGCGCACGTTCACCGCCCGGCTGGCCTTCGCGCGGCGGACGCGGGGCACGCGCCGGACGCTCGCCGGCTGGCTGGCCTTCGCGCGGCGCACGTTCACCGGCCGCCTGGCCTTCCCGTGGCGGACGCGGGGCACGCGCCGGCCGTTCGCCGGCTGGCTGACCGTCCCGAGGTGGGCGCGGCCCGGCACCCGGACGCTCGCCCTCCCCCGGCTGGCGCTGCGCGCGCGGCTGGCGGGATTGAGACTCACGCGGCGCGGCTTGACCCGCCTCGCTGGCATTACGGGGCGTGGCGACGGGTGGCGACGGCGGTGTGGAAGGCTTGTTACTCTGTTCTGACATTGTTTTTTACATGAATTTAGCGCGCAAGTCGCGCAGCGAATTATAATGCGCCAAATGGAAACCCCTAACCAATTCGTC
Protein-coding regions in this window:
- the hrpA gene encoding ATP-dependent RNA helicase HrpA, whose amino-acid sequence is MSEQSNKPSTPPSPPVATPRNASEAGQAAPRESQSRQPRAQRQPGEGERPGAGPRPPRDGQPAGERPARAPRPPREGQAAGERAPREGQPAGERPARAPRPPREGQPGGERAPREGQPAGERPARTPRPPREGQKAGEGPPREGQPAGERVPREGQPAGERPARTPRAPREGQPAGERAPREGQPAGERPARAPREVFRTPLPPITFPEDLPVSGRRQDIAKALLENQVIIVSGETGSGKTTQLPKICLELGRGQKGLIGHTQPRRIAASSTAKRIAQELGTPLGVHVGFKVRFTDTLQPGASVKLMTDGILLAETETDPLLKNYDTIIIDEAHERSLNIDFLLGYLKQLLPRRPDLKVIITSATIDADRFARHFANGDKLAPVIEVSGRLYKVEVRYRPVDRDPVAMAPPPAAGKPMPKAQAARDKRDLMDAVVDGVDELCRIGSGDVLVFLPGEREIRDCAEALRKHHPPHVEILPLFARLSVEEQEKVFKITNARRIVLATNVAETSLTVPGIRYVVDAGLARVKRYSFRNKVEQLQVEPIAQSAANQRAGRCGRVADGVCIRLYEENDYLQRPKFTEPEILRSSLAAVILRMKSLHLTDVETFPFIEPPQGRAIADGYQLLQEVGAVDEANDLTPLGHKLAKLPLDPRVGRMILAALENACLTEMLIIASALSVQDPRDRPMEHQQAADEAHKKFADEKSEFLTYIKIWTWFEGAIEHKKTNRQLMETCRTNFLSQVRLREWRDVHSQLLTIVKEQGWRMNELPATYENLHTALLTGLLGNIGFKSEDEPGAGYLGARGIKYHVWPGSSLTKKPGKWIMAAELVETTRLYARCVANIAPEWIERVGSHLLKKSWGEPRWEKRAAQVTASERATLHGLVIYSQRRINYGQFNPAEAREIFIRDALVAGDYDTRAPFFAHNHKLIKEIENLEHKSRRLDVLVDDHLIAAFYDKLIPTDVVNGAGFEKWHKDATFKEPKLLFLNRDELMRHEAAGVTTELFPKMMSVTGIEMQLTYHFEPGSLRDGVTLAVPLFALNQLPRERADWLVPGMLKEKVHLLLKSLPQKLRRHCVPLPDYAARFCERVHEAGKFGRGDLIDAIIADIRSQTSLMVMTTDFKPETLPAHHFMNFKVIDEHGRQLDMGRNLATLQAEFGGQARQSFQKLAEVSIPAAPGKVQATATTSAAAPAAASSASQANAPKVSQHTGLTSWTFGELPELLEIVQGKLTLIGFPALVDKQTHCDLEVFDDPTVATATHRIGLRRLFALQFKEQIKFVEKNIPGLQQMGMQFMAMGSQEELRDQIIQKAIDIACLQDPLPTDAASFNKRKEEGKSRLTLLVNEIARLVSQVLTEFHGLPKKLQGVQAQAAADMQSQLQGLVHKRFLIDNDYAQLAHFPRYLKAINVRLEKLRADPARDTKLMAEWTQSASHFMRAARDRLAGKNTDPKMVEFRWMLEELRVSLYAQELRTPMPVSAKRLQKVWESMQR